From Candidatus Eisenbacteria bacterium, one genomic window encodes:
- a CDS encoding AAA family ATPase yields the protein MKRRFVPIQRSLDLVWIPNPATGSSASFLWGARQTGKTTYLRARFRDARFYDLLDTDLSAELSVRPGLLREEILAERPEVVVIDEIQKVPALLEEVHWLLENTGARFVLCGSSARKLRRQSHNLLGGRAIDHHLLPLTSHEIGEVDLLRILRHGALPAHYLIDDPKLLLRAYINNYIKEEIIDESATRNIPAFTRFLQIAGIGHGQQINFANVARESGVSASTVRNYYQILEDTLLGFTLDPWRRKKKRRLVETAKFYFFDVGVANQIHPEVKSIDEGTDAFGRAFEHYLLNEVRAYLEYRRCDQPLAYWRTSSGFEVDLIIGAMELAVEFKSTREVRSADLKGMRALREEFAPRRSLVVSRVEHPRKTEDGIEIVPWLRFCKELWAGTLI from the coding sequence ATGAAGCGACGATTTGTACCCATCCAGCGCAGCCTTGATCTAGTCTGGATTCCCAATCCAGCGACTGGGTCGAGCGCATCCTTTCTCTGGGGAGCACGGCAGACCGGCAAAACGACTTATTTGCGGGCACGATTCCGCGACGCTCGCTTCTATGACCTGCTCGACACCGATCTCAGCGCTGAGTTGAGCGTGAGGCCTGGACTGCTGCGCGAAGAGATCCTTGCCGAGCGCCCGGAAGTCGTCGTCATTGATGAGATTCAGAAAGTGCCCGCGCTGCTGGAAGAAGTTCACTGGCTTCTCGAAAACACAGGCGCACGTTTTGTGCTCTGCGGATCGAGCGCGCGCAAGTTGCGGCGCCAGTCCCACAATCTGCTGGGCGGGCGCGCAATCGATCACCATCTGCTTCCGTTAACGAGCCATGAGATCGGAGAGGTCGATCTCTTGCGCATCCTGCGCCATGGTGCGCTCCCCGCGCATTATCTCATCGACGATCCCAAACTTCTGCTGCGCGCCTACATTAATAACTACATCAAGGAAGAGATCATTGACGAATCGGCTACCCGCAACATCCCGGCATTTACACGCTTTCTCCAGATCGCCGGAATCGGACACGGGCAGCAGATCAACTTTGCCAACGTCGCAAGAGAGAGTGGAGTGTCGGCCAGTACGGTCCGCAACTACTATCAAATCCTCGAAGACACGCTGCTTGGTTTCACGCTCGATCCATGGCGGCGCAAGAAGAAGCGTCGCTTGGTCGAGACGGCGAAGTTTTACTTTTTCGATGTGGGCGTAGCTAACCAGATCCATCCCGAAGTCAAATCCATCGACGAAGGGACGGACGCCTTCGGGCGCGCCTTCGAACATTACCTGCTGAACGAGGTGCGGGCCTACTTAGAGTATCGGCGGTGCGACCAACCGCTGGCCTACTGGCGAACAAGTTCGGGCTTCGAGGTCGATCTCATCATCGGCGCCATGGAACTTGCCGTCGAGTTTAAGTCCACCCGGGAGGTGCGCAGCGCCGATCTGAAGGGCATGCGGGCTCTGCGAGAGGAGTTCGCGCCGCGACGAAGCCTCGTTGTATCTCGTGTGGAACATCCCCGCAAGACTGAGGATGGGATTGAGATCGTGCCGTGGCTCCGGTTCTGCAAGGAACTCTGGGCGGGGACTCTGATCTGA
- a CDS encoding recombinase family protein, translating into ITRHLTDLGIPPAYVKDGRKVATRGKRKQGTAGVWWPGRVGLIIRNTTYKGVHYFGRRAKRIKEPIKRQVPAIVSEETWDKAQKTLKRNLMRSPRNAKNRYLLRSLIKCGICGLNFGGLNDHNDTPYYRCGGKRKLRGIYGKTGEPCRSKYVPLAIEDMIWADLEEFLRNPGDVLKTLAENMDGLEDDDSIAKRELELIQEQLKEKDIERGRILNLYRRGTIDTALLDHQMADIETERQNLTQALVCVRERLGGVQAAATRIDSAEALLSELNGRLDGTLTWELKREIVETLVEGIIVETVEKKNGKKEAIVHVTYCFDKPNSLLTNHTQIRASRRWGLKISRMYKMGAGRSAWTSNDSLRSAAA; encoded by the coding sequence CATCACCAGGCACTTAACGGACCTCGGTATCCCCCCAGCCTATGTCAAGGACGGCCGCAAGGTCGCGACGAGAGGCAAACGGAAGCAAGGTACCGCTGGGGTCTGGTGGCCGGGAAGGGTCGGATTGATCATCCGCAACACGACCTACAAAGGTGTCCACTACTTCGGCCGCCGGGCGAAACGAATCAAGGAACCTATCAAACGCCAGGTCCCCGCTATTGTAAGCGAGGAAACTTGGGACAAGGCTCAAAAGACCCTCAAGAGGAACCTCATGCGTTCCCCCCGCAACGCCAAGAATCGTTACCTGCTCAGGTCACTGATCAAATGCGGGATATGCGGCCTCAACTTTGGTGGCCTCAACGACCACAATGACACGCCATACTACCGCTGCGGAGGTAAGAGGAAACTGCGCGGCATCTATGGCAAGACCGGAGAGCCCTGTCGATCAAAATACGTCCCCCTCGCAATTGAGGATATGATCTGGGCCGACCTGGAAGAATTTCTGCGGAACCCGGGCGATGTGCTGAAGACGCTGGCCGAGAATATGGACGGCCTGGAGGATGATGACTCAATCGCCAAGAGAGAACTCGAACTGATCCAGGAGCAGCTCAAAGAGAAAGATATTGAAAGAGGACGCATCCTAAACCTTTATCGCCGGGGCACGATCGACACCGCCCTCCTGGACCATCAGATGGCTGACATTGAGACGGAGCGCCAAAACCTCACACAAGCCCTCGTGTGCGTGCGGGAGCGCCTGGGAGGCGTCCAGGCCGCGGCGACCCGAATTGACTCGGCTGAGGCCCTCCTGAGCGAGTTAAACGGCCGACTGGACGGCACTCTGACGTGGGAACTTAAGCGGGAGATCGTGGAGACGCTTGTGGAGGGGATTATTGTGGAGACGGTCGAGAAGAAGAACGGTAAGAAGGAAGCGATTGTACATGTAACCTACTGTTTTGATAAACCGAATTCCCTACTTACAAACCACACGCAGATTCGTGCGAGTCGCAGGTGGGGATTAAAAATCAGCCGGATGTATAAGATGGGAGCCGGGCGGTCAGCTTGGACAAGCAATGACAGCCTTCGATCGGCGGCGGCTTAA